From the genome of Sphingobacterium kitahiroshimense, one region includes:
- a CDS encoding APC family permease, translated as MSSQENSQDFKKSLGLLDATMLVAGSMIGSGIFIVSSDIARNTGSAGWLMVVWLICGFMTLAAALSYGELSAMFPKAGGQYVYLKEAYGPVVSFTFGWTFFAVIQTATIAAVGVAFSKFTAYLFPVLDEDVYLLVMGNYHISSAQVLAIAVILLLTFINTGGVKNGKMVQTILTLIKILSLVLLVIFGFAAFDLEVWNQNWSSENMWNLQRLNVDGSTADYATFGAFGAISAALVGALFSSDSWHSSSAVAGEIKNPQRNIGLSLALGTLIVTVIYILTNLMYTGVLTIEEMASAPKDRVAMLVAQEIFGPVGIAILAIMIMVSTFGCNNGLILAGARIYYSMAKDGLFFKKTGTLNKNAVPAYALWLQAVIASIWCLTGKYGDLLDMITCVVVMFYVLCIIGIFWLRYKRPDVPRPYKAFGYPFIPAIYILMGISFIILLVIYKPQFTWPGIIITLLGIPLYYVVKQKEAKT; from the coding sequence ATGAGCAGTCAAGAAAATAGTCAAGATTTCAAAAAGTCCTTAGGTTTATTGGATGCAACGATGCTCGTTGCCGGAAGTATGATTGGTTCGGGTATCTTTATTGTATCGTCAGATATCGCCCGAAATACGGGGTCTGCTGGCTGGCTGATGGTGGTGTGGCTGATCTGCGGATTTATGACTTTAGCCGCAGCTTTGAGTTATGGCGAGCTCAGTGCCATGTTTCCGAAAGCTGGTGGTCAGTATGTTTATCTCAAAGAAGCTTATGGGCCGGTGGTTAGTTTTACGTTCGGTTGGACTTTTTTTGCCGTTATTCAGACGGCTACGATTGCAGCTGTGGGGGTTGCTTTCTCCAAGTTTACAGCTTATTTGTTTCCGGTACTAGATGAAGATGTTTATTTGCTGGTGATGGGGAACTATCATATTTCATCTGCTCAAGTGCTGGCTATCGCTGTTATTTTGCTGCTGACCTTTATTAATACAGGGGGTGTAAAGAATGGCAAAATGGTACAGACCATACTTACCTTGATCAAAATATTAAGCTTGGTTTTATTGGTTATTTTTGGTTTTGCGGCTTTCGATCTGGAGGTGTGGAATCAAAACTGGTCTTCGGAGAATATGTGGAATCTACAGCGATTAAATGTGGATGGATCGACGGCAGATTATGCCACTTTTGGTGCATTTGGTGCCATATCTGCTGCTTTGGTAGGGGCGTTGTTCAGCAGCGATTCCTGGCATTCATCTTCTGCTGTAGCAGGCGAGATCAAGAATCCGCAACGCAACATTGGGCTGAGTTTAGCACTGGGGACTCTCATTGTGACCGTGATCTATATTTTGACAAATTTGATGTATACGGGTGTATTGACGATCGAGGAGATGGCCAGTGCGCCTAAAGATCGTGTGGCCATGCTTGTGGCGCAAGAAATTTTTGGTCCTGTTGGTATAGCCATCTTGGCGATTATGATTATGGTCAGCACTTTTGGATGTAACAATGGACTGATCTTGGCTGGTGCAAGGATCTATTATTCCATGGCTAAGGATGGTTTGTTTTTTAAGAAAACAGGAACCCTAAATAAGAATGCAGTACCGGCTTACGCTTTGTGGTTGCAGGCGGTGATTGCTTCTATATGGTGTTTAACAGGTAAGTATGGCGATTTGTTGGATATGATTACCTGTGTGGTTGTTATGTTTTATGTTTTGTGCATCATCGGCATCTTTTGGCTAAGATATAAGCGCCCCGATGTACCGAGACCTTATAAAGCCTTTGGATATCCTTTTATACCGGCCATCTATATTTTGATGGGGATCTCGTTTATTATTTTGTTGGTGATCTATAAACCGCAATTTACTTGGCCAGGTATTATCATCACGCTTTTGGGTATCCCATTATACTATGTTGTGAAACAAAAGGAAGCGAAGACGTAA